Proteins found in one Sphingobium sp. V4 genomic segment:
- a CDS encoding MerC domain-containing protein, which yields MPQSLRHAFLTGRLDRIAIALSGLCVAHCFVTAVVLGLLASAGGIFESPIFHEVGLGLAILLGAVALGHGAIVHGFMMPAAIGSLGLGVMAGALTMDHGPQESLYTLIGVGILALGHDLNHRAGR from the coding sequence ATGCCGCAGAGCCTTCGCCATGCCTTTCTGACCGGACGCCTCGATCGCATCGCGATCGCGCTGTCGGGGCTGTGCGTGGCGCATTGCTTCGTGACGGCCGTGGTGCTCGGCCTGCTCGCCTCGGCGGGGGGCATTTTCGAAAGCCCGATCTTCCATGAAGTGGGGCTGGGCCTTGCCATCCTGCTGGGCGCCGTGGCGCTGGGCCATGGCGCGATCGTCCATGGCTTCATGATGCCCGCCGCGATCGGATCGCTCGGACTGGGTGTCATGGCCGGCGCTCTGACCATGGATCATGGCCCGCAGGAAAGCCTCTACACGCTGATCGGCGTCGGTATATTGGCGCTCGGCCACGACCTCAATCACCGCGCCGGTCGATAG
- the glpX gene encoding class II fructose-bisphosphatase yields the protein MVQGSSILDRVLVLEMVRVTEAAAIAASKLIGRGDEKAADAAAVEAMRLAFNDLYMDGTVVIGEGERDEAPMLYIGEKVGNAIGTGPKIDIALDPLEGTTITAKAGPNALAVLAISEEGGLLNAPDVYMEKLAVGPGYPDNIIDLNRSVKENVEAVAAAKGVDPHEIIVCVLDRPRHEKLIAELRAIGCGIMLIPDGDVAGVIATTDPETTIDMYMGSGGAPEGVLACAALRCVGGQFKGRLLFRNEDEKARARKWGITDLDRIYDIKELAKGDCIFAATGVTDGSLLHGVKRLPGGRLTTESVVMRASTGTVRWVRGEHRSDHRGN from the coding sequence ATGGTGCAGGGAAGCTCGATTCTCGACCGTGTCCTGGTGTTGGAAATGGTCCGCGTCACCGAAGCCGCCGCGATCGCCGCGTCGAAGCTGATCGGGCGCGGTGATGAAAAGGCCGCCGATGCCGCCGCGGTCGAAGCCATGCGCCTCGCCTTCAACGATCTCTACATGGACGGCACGGTCGTGATCGGCGAAGGCGAGCGCGACGAGGCGCCGATGCTGTATATCGGCGAGAAGGTCGGCAACGCGATCGGCACCGGGCCTAAGATCGACATCGCGCTCGATCCGCTCGAAGGCACGACCATCACCGCCAAGGCCGGCCCCAATGCGCTCGCCGTCCTCGCCATTTCCGAAGAAGGCGGCCTGCTCAACGCCCCCGACGTCTATATGGAAAAGCTGGCGGTCGGCCCCGGCTATCCCGACAACATCATCGACCTCAACAGGTCGGTGAAGGAGAATGTGGAGGCGGTCGCCGCGGCCAAGGGCGTCGATCCGCACGAAATCATCGTCTGCGTACTCGACCGGCCCCGCCATGAAAAGCTGATCGCCGAACTGCGCGCCATCGGCTGCGGCATCATGCTGATCCCCGATGGCGACGTCGCCGGTGTGATCGCCACAACCGACCCGGAGACCACGATCGACATGTATATGGGATCGGGCGGCGCGCCCGAGGGCGTCCTGGCCTGCGCGGCGCTGCGCTGCGTCGGCGGCCAGTTCAAGGGCCGCCTGCTCTTCCGCAACGAGGATGAGAAGGCGCGCGCGCGCAAATGGGGCATCACCGATCTCGACCGCATCTACGACATCAAGGAACTGGCGAAGGGCGACTGCATCTTCGCGGCGACCGGGGTGACGGACGGGTCGCTGCTCCATGGAGTCAAGCGCCTGCCCGGCGGCAGGCTCACCACCGAAAGCGTGGTGATGCGCGCCAGCACCGGAACCGTGCGCTGGGTGCGGGGCGAACATCGCAGCGACCATCGAGGCAACTGA
- a CDS encoding homoserine dehydrogenase, producing the protein MTNLHRHAPLRVALVGLGTVGGGVIRLLEKNGDLIARRAGCPIQIVAISARDRNKDRGVDLSPYEWVDDMTTLATRDDVDVVVELIGGADGPALTLARQCLTIGKPFVTANKAMLAHHGLDLARLAEKGGIALKYEAAVAGGIPVIKGMREGAAANEISRVYGILNGTCNYILTTMEKEGRSFDAVLKEAQELGYAEADPSFDIDGVDAAHKLTILASLAFGTELDFDAVATTGIRHVIAADIAEAAALGFRIRLVGMAQNGPDGLFQRVHPMLVPLDHPLAHVDGSLNAVVAEGNFVGRLFFQGRGAGDGPTASAVVADLIDVARDEYGDAFAMPVAALTPQKTADAGKRVGRAYLRFKVKDQPGVLAEIAAATRDAGVSIESMIQRGAHQEDGVLVAIVTHASEERAVRNTLERLAGSDSLLDTPMVMHILD; encoded by the coding sequence ATGACCAATCTGCACCGCCATGCCCCGCTGCGCGTCGCGCTCGTCGGCCTCGGCACGGTGGGCGGCGGCGTCATTCGGCTGCTGGAGAAAAATGGCGACCTGATCGCGCGCCGGGCGGGCTGCCCGATTCAGATCGTCGCCATTTCCGCGCGCGACCGCAACAAGGACCGCGGCGTCGATCTGTCGCCCTATGAATGGGTCGACGACATGACGACGCTCGCGACGCGCGACGATGTCGATGTGGTGGTGGAACTGATCGGCGGCGCGGACGGCCCGGCCCTCACCCTTGCCCGCCAATGCCTGACCATCGGCAAGCCCTTCGTCACCGCGAACAAGGCGATGCTGGCGCATCACGGCCTCGACCTCGCCCGCCTCGCGGAAAAGGGCGGCATCGCCCTCAAATATGAAGCCGCGGTCGCCGGCGGCATCCCGGTCATCAAGGGAATGCGCGAAGGCGCCGCCGCCAACGAGATCAGCCGGGTTTACGGTATCCTCAACGGCACCTGCAATTATATCCTGACCACCATGGAAAAGGAGGGCCGCAGCTTCGACGCTGTACTGAAGGAAGCGCAGGAACTCGGCTATGCCGAAGCCGATCCGAGCTTCGACATCGACGGCGTGGACGCCGCGCACAAGCTGACCATCCTCGCCAGCCTCGCCTTTGGCACCGAGCTGGACTTCGATGCGGTCGCCACCACCGGCATCCGCCATGTCATCGCCGCCGACATCGCCGAAGCGGCCGCGCTGGGCTTCCGCATCCGCCTGGTCGGCATGGCGCAAAATGGACCTGATGGCCTGTTCCAGCGCGTCCACCCGATGCTGGTGCCACTCGACCATCCGCTCGCCCATGTCGACGGCTCCCTGAATGCCGTGGTGGCGGAAGGCAATTTTGTCGGCCGCCTCTTCTTTCAGGGGCGTGGCGCGGGCGATGGCCCGACCGCCTCGGCCGTGGTCGCCGACCTGATCGATGTCGCGCGGGACGAATATGGCGACGCCTTCGCCATGCCGGTCGCCGCGCTCACCCCACAGAAGACCGCCGACGCCGGAAAGCGCGTGGGCCGCGCCTATCTGCGCTTCAAGGTCAAGGACCAGCCCGGCGTGCTGGCCGAGATCGCCGCCGCCACCCGCGATGCGGGCGTGTCGATCGAAAGCATGATCCAGCGCGGCGCCCATCAGGAAGATGGCGTGCTGGTCGCGATCGTCACCCATGCGAGCGAGGAGCGCGCCGTGCGGAACACGCTGGAACGGCTCGCCGGATCGGACAGCCTGCTCGACACGCCGATGGTGATGCACATTCTGGACTGA